A single Candidatus Dormiibacterota bacterium DNA region contains:
- a CDS encoding glycosyltransferase family 2 protein, translated as MSTLPASISAVLPAYNEVAVIAETVRRTHAALRGSGVADHEVVVVDDGSNDGTSEQVLGLAAELPGTRLLGHPSNLGYGAALCTGFEAARSEAVWLLDSDGQFDPADLALLLPHWEPGSMIAGYRAQRQDPWTRRANHAAFFALVRLLNGPTLRDVNCAFKLFARELGVGLQSQGAMISTELALRARDRGCRIVEVAVPHHPRTTGEATGARPAVVARAFVELLGLRAGRDGGGLQGPAQGDLRRRR; from the coding sequence ATGAGCACCCTGCCCGCGTCGATCAGCGCCGTGCTCCCCGCCTACAACGAGGTGGCGGTGATCGCCGAGACGGTGCGGCGCACCCACGCCGCGCTCCGGGGCAGCGGCGTCGCCGACCACGAGGTCGTTGTGGTCGACGATGGCAGCAACGACGGCACCTCGGAGCAGGTGCTCGGCCTCGCCGCCGAGCTGCCGGGGACGCGGCTGCTCGGTCACCCGTCCAACCTCGGCTACGGGGCGGCGCTGTGCACCGGCTTCGAGGCGGCGCGGAGCGAGGCGGTGTGGCTGCTCGACAGCGACGGCCAGTTCGACCCCGCCGACCTGGCGCTGCTGCTGCCCCACTGGGAGCCGGGCTCGATGATCGCCGGCTACCGGGCGCAGCGCCAGGACCCCTGGACGCGCCGGGCCAACCACGCCGCCTTCTTCGCCCTGGTGCGGCTGCTGAACGGGCCCACCCTCCGCGACGTGAACTGCGCCTTCAAGCTGTTCGCGCGCGAGCTCGGCGTCGGCCTCCAGTCGCAGGGCGCGATGATCTCCACCGAGCTCGCGCTGCGCGCCCGCGACCGCGGCTGCCGCATCGTCGAGGTCGCCGTGCCCCACCATCCCCGCACCACCGGCGAGGCCACCGGCGCCCGCCCCGCGGTGGTGGCCCGCGCCTTCGTGGAGCTGCTGGGGCTGCGCGCCGGCCGCGATGGCGGCGGCCTGCAGGGGCCGGCGCAGGGCGACCTGCGCCGCCGGCGGTGA
- a CDS encoding phospholipid carrier-dependent glycosyltransferase, which yields MRPRPPGSVPRAGARAFLDLDRIDVIWLLALVVTALVLRIASPIFPDALSHPGGGAPVTAYGLSYPYNNDGCVDDVPVDAHGHITGPKDPPQRHCGFVFDEVYFPVDAAKDLHQPTVDYFDPEPPLAKLLMAPPIAALGFGGWSWRLSCAIAGSLMVGLVYLIARRLRRERFFAVAAAVMMSLDGLAFVESRTGVIDIIAILLAVSITYAFLLHWQARTRTQWRATLYALAAVTGLAFAAKLTALAPALVVVALILGRFLEPVAVRLVPALRGVAGPGEGEARMWRDAAGRRALLHYAAALLLAGSVFAASYSRYLTIPHDTVYHFVACDPKGGLRDGPNPRDDHQDVPLIRHADGTPVTAAGHALPSIPAAIGNIAGQMKASLNYHDIECRPHPYASRWYTWPVMAHPVLFYADYTRHTTAGGNPETAWITDMGNPAVWWPAIPALLFCVWTMTRGPSWWRFATGAVMVAGLGLMIRFFKSAETGVVGVHPSMAPFALGLALMVVFAVLAVISAVVSRRLVPALCVLGYSAAWLMWVLGNEKRVLFFYHMLGALPFMALASAYALTALRRAEVGVFGRTVRLAPLSYAALAVVVAAFVFFSPMWTGAPLGPADHAMRLWVGDWQ from the coding sequence GTGAGGCCGCGGCCACCGGGCAGCGTGCCCCGCGCCGGGGCGCGCGCCTTTCTCGACCTCGACCGGATCGACGTGATCTGGCTGCTCGCCCTGGTGGTGACGGCCCTCGTGCTGCGGATCGCCAGCCCGATCTTCCCCGACGCCCTCAGCCATCCCGGCGGCGGCGCCCCGGTGACCGCCTACGGCCTCTCATACCCGTACAACAACGACGGCTGCGTCGACGACGTCCCCGTCGACGCTCACGGGCACATCACCGGCCCCAAGGACCCACCTCAGCGGCACTGCGGGTTCGTCTTCGACGAGGTGTACTTCCCCGTCGACGCCGCCAAGGACCTGCACCAGCCCACCGTCGACTACTTCGACCCCGAGCCGCCGCTCGCCAAGCTGCTGATGGCACCGCCGATCGCCGCCCTCGGCTTCGGAGGCTGGTCGTGGCGGCTGAGCTGCGCGATCGCCGGCAGCCTGATGGTCGGCCTCGTCTACCTGATCGCCCGGCGGCTGCGCCGGGAGCGCTTCTTCGCGGTCGCCGCGGCGGTGATGATGAGCCTCGACGGGCTGGCCTTCGTCGAGTCGCGCACCGGCGTCATCGACATCATCGCCATCCTCCTCGCGGTCTCCATCACCTACGCCTTCCTGCTCCACTGGCAGGCCCGCACCCGCACCCAGTGGCGGGCGACCCTGTACGCCCTGGCGGCGGTCACCGGCCTCGCCTTCGCCGCCAAGCTCACCGCCCTGGCCCCGGCGCTGGTGGTGGTCGCGCTGATCCTCGGCCGGTTCCTCGAGCCGGTGGCGGTGCGCCTGGTGCCGGCGCTGCGCGGGGTCGCCGGGCCCGGCGAGGGCGAGGCCCGGATGTGGCGGGACGCCGCCGGCCGCCGCGCCCTGCTCCACTACGCCGCCGCGCTGCTGCTCGCCGGCTCGGTCTTCGCCGCGAGCTACTCGCGCTACCTCACCATCCCCCACGACACCGTCTACCACTTCGTCGCCTGCGACCCCAAGGGCGGGCTGCGCGACGGTCCCAACCCCAGGGACGACCACCAGGACGTGCCCCTGATCCGGCACGCCGACGGCACCCCGGTCACCGCCGCCGGGCACGCCCTGCCCAGCATCCCCGCGGCGATCGGGAACATCGCCGGGCAGATGAAGGCGAGCCTCAACTACCACGACATCGAGTGCCGCCCCCACCCCTACGCGTCGCGCTGGTACACGTGGCCGGTGATGGCCCACCCGGTGCTCTTCTACGCCGACTACACCCGCCACACCACCGCCGGAGGCAACCCCGAGACCGCCTGGATCACCGACATGGGCAATCCCGCGGTGTGGTGGCCGGCGATCCCCGCGCTGCTCTTCTGCGTGTGGACGATGACCCGGGGGCCGTCGTGGTGGCGGTTCGCCACCGGCGCGGTGATGGTGGCCGGGCTGGGGCTGATGATCCGCTTCTTCAAGTCCGCGGAGACCGGGGTGGTCGGGGTGCACCCGTCGATGGCGCCGTTCGCCCTGGGCCTGGCGCTGATGGTGGTGTTCGCGGTGCTCGCGGTGATCTCGGCGGTGGTGTCCCGCCGGCTGGTGCCGGCGCTCTGCGTGCTCGGCTACAGCGCCGCCTGGCTGATGTGGGTGCTGGGCAACGAGAAGCGGGTGCTGTTCTTCTACCACATGCTCGGCGCGCTGCCCTTCATGGCGCTGGCCTCCGCCTATGCGCTCACCGCGCTGCGCCGCGCCGAGGTCGGCGTGTTCGGCCGCACGGTGCGGCTGGCGCCGCTCTCCTACGCCGCCCTCGCCGTGGTTGTGGCCGCTTTCGTCTTCTTCTCCCCGATGTGGACGGGGGCGCCGCTCGGCCCCGCCGACCACGCCATGCGCCTGTGGGTGGGTGACTGGCAGTGA
- the glpK gene encoding glycerol kinase GlpK: MAEPLLLAVDQGTTGTTALLVGLDGTLHRRAYREVPVVYPRPGWVEQDAEALWSSVLGACQELLEGEVQPAALGITNQRETVVVFERDTLRPVAPAIVWQCRRSAEICDAHRRAGDEPELRARTGLLLDPYFTATKLEWLLRERPELRARAERGELCAATVDGWLVARLTGGRRIATDPSNASRTLLWDLHAGAFDPALCDLFGVPAALLPEVTGSAGHAGDTDPGAFLGRRVAIRGIAGDQQAALFGQACVTPGMSKNTYGTGSFLLCNLGERIPEPAHGLLTTVAWRLDGHDSFALEGSIFVTGAGLTWLRDGLGLIDAPAEAGPLFDSVPDSNGCHFVPALAGLGAPYWDSGARGALLGLTAGVTRAHVVRAVVEAMALRTRDVVEAMEVAGANFAELRVDGGASVMDGMLQLQADLLGIPVARTSTAETTALGAAWLAAVGAGLLDGPQAVAGAWRPGRRFEPAEPGRRPVAAYAAWQEAVRRVRSAS; this comes from the coding sequence GTGGCCGAGCCCCTTCTCCTGGCCGTCGACCAGGGCACCACCGGCACCACCGCGCTGCTGGTGGGGCTGGACGGCACCCTCCACCGCCGCGCCTACCGGGAGGTGCCGGTCGTGTATCCCCGGCCCGGCTGGGTGGAGCAGGACGCCGAGGCGCTGTGGAGCTCGGTGCTCGGCGCCTGCCAGGAGCTGCTCGAGGGCGAGGTTCAGCCGGCCGCGCTCGGCATCACCAACCAGCGCGAGACCGTGGTCGTCTTCGAGCGCGACACGCTGCGCCCGGTGGCCCCGGCGATCGTCTGGCAGTGCCGCCGCAGCGCCGAGATCTGCGACGCCCACCGGCGCGCCGGCGACGAGCCGGAGCTGCGCGCCCGCACCGGGCTGCTCCTCGACCCCTACTTCACCGCCACCAAGCTGGAATGGCTGCTCCGGGAACGTCCCGAGCTGCGCGCCCGCGCCGAACGGGGGGAGCTCTGCGCCGCCACCGTGGACGGCTGGCTGGTGGCCCGCCTCACCGGCGGCCGCCGGATCGCCACCGACCCCTCGAACGCCAGTCGCACCCTGCTCTGGGACCTCCACGCCGGCGCCTTCGACCCCGCCCTCTGCGACCTCTTCGGGGTGCCGGCGGCGCTGCTCCCGGAGGTGACCGGCTCGGCGGGCCACGCCGGCGACACCGACCCTGGCGCCTTCCTCGGGCGGCGCGTCGCCATCCGCGGCATCGCCGGCGACCAGCAGGCGGCGCTCTTCGGCCAAGCCTGCGTCACCCCGGGGATGAGCAAGAACACCTACGGCACCGGCAGCTTCCTGCTCTGCAACCTGGGCGAGCGCATCCCCGAGCCGGCTCACGGGCTGCTCACCACCGTCGCCTGGCGCCTCGACGGGCACGACAGCTTCGCCCTGGAGGGCAGCATCTTCGTGACCGGCGCCGGGCTCACCTGGCTGCGCGACGGGCTCGGCCTGATCGACGCCCCCGCCGAGGCGGGTCCGCTCTTCGACAGCGTTCCCGACAGCAACGGCTGCCACTTCGTGCCCGCCCTCGCCGGCCTCGGCGCCCCCTACTGGGACAGCGGCGCCCGCGGTGCGCTGCTCGGCCTCACCGCCGGGGTCACCCGCGCCCACGTGGTGCGGGCGGTGGTCGAGGCGATGGCGCTGCGCACCCGCGACGTCGTCGAGGCGATGGAGGTGGCGGGGGCGAACTTCGCGGAGCTGCGGGTGGACGGCGGCGCCAGCGTCATGGACGGGATGCTCCAGCTCCAGGCGGACCTGCTCGGCATCCCGGTCGCCCGCACCTCGACCGCCGAGACCACCGCGCTCGGCGCCGCCTGGCTCGCCGCCGTGGGCGCCGGGCTGCTCGACGGTCCGCAGGCGGTGGCCGGCGCCTGGCGTCCGGGCCGGCGCTTCGAGCCCGCGGAACCCGGCCGGCGGCCGGTGGCGGCGTACGCCGCCTGGCAGGAGGCGGTGCGGCGGGTCCGCAGCGCCTCCTGA
- a CDS encoding enoyl-CoA hydratase/isomerase family protein, producing MTASARIELDERGVLTVTLSRPDQRNPLDLEAWRVLGEAFGERARGAGVRAVVLRGEGDSFCSGLDRGLLAQVAGGSNGQRVDIDAEELQSTVDAIDSCPVPTLAVVQGACVGGGLALMLACDLRVAADDAFFVMMEMRYAFLPDLGHIPRLMREVGMARAKEMLFFADRVPAATLERWGVVNEVVPRAGLEEAARRWTARCAATPPLAIAHLKPLMLADPAGADVEEGQRSALAANLGTLLRTRDFREGLAAQMERRDPRFAGE from the coding sequence ATGACCGCCTCGGCCCGCATCGAGCTCGACGAGCGCGGGGTGCTCACCGTCACCCTCAGCCGTCCCGACCAGCGCAATCCCCTCGACCTGGAGGCCTGGCGGGTGCTCGGCGAGGCGTTCGGCGAGCGCGCCCGCGGCGCGGGGGTGCGCGCCGTCGTGCTCCGCGGCGAGGGCGACAGCTTCTGCTCCGGGCTCGACCGCGGCCTGCTGGCGCAGGTGGCGGGGGGGAGCAACGGCCAGCGGGTGGACATCGACGCGGAGGAGCTGCAGAGCACCGTCGACGCCATCGACAGCTGCCCGGTGCCCACCCTGGCGGTGGTCCAGGGCGCCTGCGTCGGCGGCGGCCTCGCCCTCATGCTCGCCTGCGACCTGAGGGTCGCCGCCGACGACGCCTTCTTCGTGATGATGGAGATGCGCTACGCCTTCCTCCCCGACCTCGGGCACATCCCCCGGCTGATGCGCGAGGTGGGCATGGCCCGGGCCAAGGAGATGCTCTTCTTCGCCGATCGGGTGCCCGCCGCCACCCTGGAGCGCTGGGGCGTGGTCAACGAGGTGGTGCCCCGGGCCGGCCTGGAGGAGGCGGCGCGGCGCTGGACGGCCCGCTGCGCGGCCACCCCGCCACTGGCGATCGCCCACCTCAAGCCGCTGATGCTCGCCGACCCCGCCGGCGCCGACGTCGAGGAGGGGCAGCGGAGCGCGCTCGCCGCCAACCTGGGCACCCTGCTGCGCACCCGTGACTTCCGCGAGGGGCTGGCCGCTCAGATGGAGCGCCGCGACCCGCGCTTCGCCGGCGAGTAG
- a CDS encoding S-methyl-5'-thioadenosine phosphorylase yields MSERRPAAVGVIGGSGLYRFLDGAEMLDLETPYGPPSDRVAVADLGGHRVAFVARHGAGHTIPPHRINYRANLWALHQLGVERVLAPSAVGSLRADRAPGEVVVCDQLVDRTHGRADTFFDGPEVAHLSAADPYCAELRPLAAAAAREAGLTVHEGGTVVVINGPRFSTRAESNHYAGAGWSVINMTQYPEVVLARELGMCYVNLSLVTDYDCGLEGSPEVRPVTQAEVFAVFRQNTERIRAALRGLVSRLPAARGCDCAAGRPAPPGHG; encoded by the coding sequence ATGAGCGAGCGGCGGCCGGCGGCGGTCGGCGTCATCGGCGGGTCGGGTCTGTACCGGTTCCTCGACGGCGCCGAGATGCTCGATCTCGAGACCCCGTACGGGCCGCCCAGCGACCGCGTCGCCGTCGCCGATCTCGGCGGTCACCGGGTCGCGTTCGTCGCCCGCCACGGCGCCGGCCACACCATCCCTCCGCACCGCATCAACTACCGTGCCAACCTGTGGGCGCTCCATCAGCTCGGCGTCGAGCGGGTGCTCGCGCCCTCCGCGGTGGGCAGCCTCCGCGCCGATCGCGCCCCCGGCGAGGTGGTGGTCTGCGACCAGCTGGTCGATCGCACCCACGGCCGCGCCGACACCTTCTTCGACGGCCCCGAGGTCGCTCACCTCAGCGCCGCCGACCCCTACTGCGCCGAGCTCCGCCCCCTGGCGGCCGCGGCCGCGCGCGAGGCCGGGCTCACCGTCCACGAGGGCGGCACCGTGGTGGTGATCAACGGACCCCGCTTCAGCACCCGCGCCGAGTCGAACCACTACGCCGGCGCCGGCTGGAGCGTCATCAACATGACCCAGTACCCCGAGGTGGTGCTCGCCCGCGAGCTGGGCATGTGCTACGTCAACCTCTCGCTGGTCACCGATTACGACTGCGGCCTCGAGGGCTCGCCGGAGGTGCGGCCGGTGACCCAGGCGGAGGTTTTTGCCGTCTTCCGCCAGAACACGGAGCGCATCCGCGCCGCGCTCCGCGGGCTGGTGTCCCGCCTGCCCGCCGCCCGCGGCTGCGACTGCGCCGCCGGCCGGCCGGCTCCGCCGGGCCACGGCTGA
- the mtnA gene encoding S-methyl-5-thioribose-1-phosphate isomerase produces the protein MSSPPTLRYQQGTLMLLDQRLLPGEQRELRCTTAAETAEAIRAMAVRGAPAIGVAAAHGVAVAARAAAGAGGDPAAVRGAAEEACALLETARPTAVNLAGAVHRMRLALMRDAGLATGAEVAAALEAEAAALESFEIEACAAMGRYGADLLTENARVLVHCNAGSLATVGTGTALAPVYEAHARGSLDVVFVDETRPRLQGARLTAYELGEAGIPHLLIVDSLAATLMLHGAVDAVLVGADRIAANGDVANKVGTYALAVACAHHGLPFLVVAPTTTIDPGCETGADIPIEERDPAEVLEVAGERVAPPLTRALNPAFDVTPASLVTALVTERGVASPLTAQAISGLTRR, from the coding sequence GTGAGCTCGCCTCCGACGCTGCGCTACCAGCAGGGCACCCTGATGCTCCTCGACCAGCGGCTGCTCCCCGGCGAGCAGAGGGAGCTGCGCTGCACCACGGCGGCCGAGACCGCCGAGGCGATCCGCGCCATGGCGGTCCGCGGCGCTCCCGCGATCGGCGTCGCCGCCGCCCACGGGGTGGCGGTGGCCGCCCGGGCCGCGGCCGGGGCAGGGGGCGACCCGGCCGCGGTGCGCGGCGCCGCCGAGGAGGCGTGCGCGCTCCTCGAGACGGCGCGTCCGACCGCGGTCAACCTCGCCGGCGCCGTCCACCGGATGCGCCTTGCGCTGATGCGCGACGCCGGGCTGGCCACGGGTGCGGAGGTGGCGGCGGCGCTGGAGGCCGAGGCGGCGGCGCTGGAGAGCTTCGAGATCGAGGCCTGCGCGGCGATGGGGCGGTACGGCGCCGACCTGCTGACCGAGAACGCCCGCGTCCTCGTGCACTGCAACGCCGGGTCGCTGGCCACCGTGGGCACCGGCACCGCGCTCGCCCCCGTCTACGAGGCCCACGCCCGGGGCAGCCTCGACGTCGTCTTCGTCGACGAGACCCGGCCCCGGCTGCAGGGCGCGCGGCTGACCGCGTACGAGCTCGGCGAGGCGGGCATCCCCCACCTTCTGATCGTCGACTCGCTCGCGGCGACGCTGATGCTCCACGGCGCCGTCGACGCGGTGCTGGTGGGAGCCGACCGCATCGCGGCCAACGGCGACGTCGCCAACAAGGTGGGGACCTACGCCCTCGCCGTCGCCTGCGCCCACCACGGGCTGCCCTTCCTCGTGGTGGCGCCGACCACCACGATCGATCCCGGCTGCGAGACCGGTGCCGACATCCCCATCGAGGAGCGCGACCCCGCCGAGGTCCTGGAAGTGGCCGGCGAGCGGGTCGCGCCGCCGCTCACCCGGGCGTTGAACCCAGCCTTCGACGTCACCCCCGCGTCGCTGGTGACCGCGCTGGTCACCGAGCGCGGGGTGGCGTCGCCGCTCACCGCGCAGGCCATCTCCGGGCTGACCCGGCGATAG
- the nadA gene encoding quinolinate synthase NadA encodes MTIQVDPALEVASLVDRIDRLRRVRNAVILAHNYQLPEVQDVADFVGDSLGLSRQAAATEADVIVFCGVHFMAETAAILSPGRTVLLPDLEAGCSLADTITAAQLRAWKAEHPGAVVVAYVNTTAEVKAESDYCCTSANAAQIVRSIPADREILFLPDMFLGAHVERVTGRRMTIWMGECHVHAGIDPSHLDAMLLEHPDAELLIHPECGCTTSTLYRAGHGDLRAVPVTVTSTEGMVRRALDSPASTFIVATEVGILHRMERFAPSKRFVPASPDAVCPYMKRITLEKVATALERMEPRVTVAPDIAARARRAIDRMLAVSG; translated from the coding sequence GTGACCATCCAGGTCGACCCCGCTCTCGAGGTCGCCTCGCTCGTCGATCGGATCGATCGGCTCCGCCGGGTGCGGAACGCGGTGATCCTGGCCCACAACTACCAGCTCCCCGAGGTGCAGGACGTGGCCGACTTCGTCGGCGACTCCCTGGGCCTCTCCCGGCAGGCGGCGGCCACCGAGGCCGACGTGATCGTCTTCTGCGGGGTGCACTTCATGGCGGAGACGGCCGCCATCCTCTCCCCGGGGCGCACCGTGCTGCTGCCCGACCTCGAGGCCGGCTGCTCGCTCGCCGACACCATCACCGCGGCGCAGCTGCGCGCCTGGAAGGCGGAGCACCCGGGGGCGGTGGTGGTCGCCTACGTGAACACCACCGCCGAGGTGAAGGCGGAGTCCGACTACTGCTGCACCTCGGCCAACGCGGCCCAGATCGTGCGTTCCATCCCCGCGGACCGCGAGATCCTGTTCCTGCCCGACATGTTCCTCGGCGCCCACGTCGAGCGGGTCACGGGCCGGAGGATGACCATCTGGATGGGGGAGTGTCACGTGCACGCCGGCATCGACCCGTCCCACCTCGACGCCATGCTCCTCGAGCATCCCGACGCCGAGCTGCTCATCCATCCGGAGTGCGGCTGCACCACCTCGACCCTGTACCGCGCCGGCCACGGCGATCTTCGCGCGGTGCCGGTCACCGTCACCTCCACCGAGGGCATGGTGCGCCGGGCCCTCGACTCGCCGGCGTCGACGTTCATCGTCGCCACCGAGGTCGGCATCCTCCACCGCATGGAGCGGTTCGCGCCGAGCAAGCGATTCGTCCCCGCCTCCCCCGACGCGGTGTGCCCGTACATGAAGCGCATCACCCTCGAGAAGGTGGCCACCGCGCTGGAGCGGATGGAGCCGCGGGTGACCGTCGCCCCCGACATCGCCGCCCGGGCGCGGCGTGCGATCGATCGGATGCTCGCGGTCAGCGGCTGA
- a CDS encoding tautomerase family protein codes for MPIYRCTVPQASVTPEQKAEIAREITRIHCELTSGTPAGFVHVIFEEVQSGNRFSGGEPSSKALIVGRIRAGRSGEVKAKLLLGISEAWKRVTGQPERDILVAVQDIPARDVVEGGWVLPEPGQEDAWLSEHGLTG; via the coding sequence ATGCCCATCTACCGGTGCACCGTCCCGCAGGCCAGCGTCACGCCAGAGCAGAAGGCCGAGATCGCCCGCGAGATCACCCGCATCCACTGTGAGCTGACCTCGGGCACGCCGGCCGGTTTCGTGCATGTGATCTTCGAGGAAGTCCAATCGGGGAACCGCTTCTCCGGCGGTGAGCCCTCGTCCAAGGCGCTGATCGTCGGGCGGATCCGTGCCGGCCGCTCCGGCGAGGTCAAGGCGAAGTTGCTGCTGGGCATCTCGGAGGCATGGAAGCGGGTCACCGGGCAACCGGAACGCGACATCCTCGTCGCCGTGCAGGACATCCCCGCGAGGGACGTCGTCGAGGGCGGCTGGGTACTTCCCGAGCCCGGTCAGGAGGACGCCTGGCTCTCCGAGCACGGCCTCACCGGTTAG
- a CDS encoding helix-turn-helix domain-containing protein, protein MPGEARSGRESILATADELFYERGFHAVGVDLIVARAGVAKTTMYRHFPSKDALIVAYLGRADERFWAWFEASLDRRATPARRLAGLFDALARLIASTTCRGCAFQATAAEFPDASGAGHATALAHKQAVRGRLQQLAADAGAADPGALGDRLLVLMDGAFASARMYGPDNPAAGVGGAARSLIDASLVPASRQRQVERDRRLPGVTPTEIDASPAQVAQHIVREEHT, encoded by the coding sequence GTGCCGGGCGAGGCGCGGTCGGGGCGGGAGAGCATCCTCGCCACCGCCGATGAGCTGTTCTACGAGCGCGGCTTTCACGCCGTCGGCGTCGACCTCATCGTGGCGCGTGCAGGGGTCGCCAAGACCACGATGTACCGGCACTTCCCGTCGAAGGACGCCCTCATCGTCGCCTACCTCGGGCGCGCCGACGAGCGCTTCTGGGCCTGGTTCGAGGCCTCGCTCGACCGCCGAGCGACCCCCGCCCGGCGTCTCGCCGGGCTGTTCGACGCACTCGCGAGGCTGATCGCCAGCACCACCTGCCGGGGCTGCGCCTTCCAGGCCACCGCGGCGGAGTTCCCCGATGCCTCCGGCGCCGGGCACGCCACCGCACTCGCGCACAAGCAGGCGGTGCGGGGACGCCTGCAGCAGCTCGCCGCCGACGCCGGCGCCGCCGACCCCGGCGCTCTTGGCGACCGCCTGCTCGTGCTCATGGATGGCGCCTTCGCCTCGGCCCGAATGTACGGCCCCGACAACCCCGCCGCAGGCGTCGGCGGAGCCGCCCGCTCCCTGATCGACGCATCCCTCGTGCCTGCGTCCCGGCAGCGGCAGGTCGAGCGCGATCGTCGCCTACCGGGAGTGACCCCGACGGAGATTGATGCCTCGCCTGCCCAGGTGGCACAGCACATCGTCAGGGAGGAGCACACATGA
- a CDS encoding PPOX class F420-dependent oxidoreductase, whose amino-acid sequence MAVLSDAAREVLGSGRLAHLATINRDGSPQVTIVWIGLEGDEIVSGHLGDHLKLRNVRRDPRAVVSVESGGITNGLHHHLVIRGTARVTEGSAPELLQRLAHVYLGPDVSFPPPGAPGGYVLRITPERVSGVGPGVDAP is encoded by the coding sequence ATGGCCGTACTGTCCGACGCCGCGCGGGAGGTGCTCGGTTCGGGGCGCCTCGCCCACCTCGCGACCATCAACCGCGACGGAAGCCCCCAGGTGACGATCGTCTGGATCGGCCTCGAGGGCGACGAGATTGTCAGCGGTCACCTCGGCGACCACCTCAAGCTGCGCAACGTCCGGCGCGATCCCCGGGCTGTGGTCTCGGTCGAGAGCGGTGGCATCACCAACGGTCTCCACCACCACCTGGTCATCCGGGGGACCGCCCGGGTAACGGAGGGGAGCGCACCCGAACTGCTCCAGCGGCTCGCCCATGTGTACCTCGGACCCGACGTGAGTTTCCCGCCGCCCGGCGCGCCGGGGGGCTACGTGCTGCGCATCACCCCCGAACGTGTGAGCGGAGTGGGCCCGGGTGTGGACGCGCCGTGA
- a CDS encoding alpha/beta hydrolase encodes MDEHLDGRSEIVARWPRRDALKLIAATAAGTGAAMLGLQPALRVTAAGAATPVAGTPVPRRRAFGGGVRNVVLVHGAYADGSCWTEVIERLQAAGLTATAVQNPLTSLADDVAHTRRVLALQDGPAILVGHSFAGTVITEAGMDPGVAGLVYIAARAPDAGEDYTALAKRFPTPPANAGIVYKDGFGALTEDAFLNDFANGVDRVRARALYAVQGRISETLFGDRTSVAAWRSKPSWYAISRQDRTTSPELEHFLATRMHATTIEIDSGHLSLITHPHQVTELILEAAGSTVAARSTSA; translated from the coding sequence ATGGACGAGCACCTGGACGGGCGGTCCGAGATCGTGGCGCGCTGGCCGCGGCGCGACGCACTGAAGCTGATCGCCGCGACGGCGGCCGGCACGGGCGCGGCGATGCTCGGGCTGCAACCGGCGCTCCGGGTGACCGCGGCCGGGGCAGCCACCCCTGTCGCTGGCACTCCCGTGCCTCGTCGGAGAGCGTTCGGTGGAGGAGTTCGCAACGTCGTCCTCGTCCACGGCGCCTATGCCGACGGCTCCTGCTGGACGGAGGTGATCGAGCGCCTGCAGGCCGCAGGACTGACCGCCACCGCGGTTCAGAATCCGCTCACCTCGCTGGCCGATGACGTGGCGCACACCCGTCGGGTCCTGGCCCTGCAGGACGGTCCGGCGATTCTGGTCGGGCATTCATTCGCCGGTACCGTCATCACAGAGGCTGGGATGGATCCCGGCGTGGCGGGTCTGGTCTACATCGCGGCGCGCGCACCCGATGCGGGTGAGGACTACACAGCTCTCGCGAAGCGATTCCCAACCCCACCGGCCAACGCAGGAATCGTGTACAAAGACGGATTTGGGGCGCTCACCGAGGACGCATTCCTCAACGACTTCGCCAACGGTGTCGACCGAGTCCGGGCGCGTGCGCTCTACGCGGTGCAGGGTCGGATCTCGGAGACACTCTTCGGTGACAGGACCAGCGTGGCAGCATGGAGGTCGAAGCCATCCTGGTATGCCATCTCACGGCAGGACCGCACGACGTCACCAGAGCTCGAGCACTTCCTCGCAACCCGGATGCACGCCACCACGATCGAGATCGACTCGGGCCACCTTTCATTGATCACCCATCCCCACCAGGTGACCGAATTGATCCTGGAGGCTGCGGGGTCGACGGTGGCGGCTCGGTCCACCAGCGCCTGA